A region from the Variovorax sp. RKNM96 genome encodes:
- a CDS encoding DUF4303 domain-containing protein — MNSFDFDTLRIQIREAARSAFGALRAQHPGERFYAMALYTDDGAMTVCPSANSEEAFQRMLLDGDFSDPADVAYARWGTAEWAYEALHAEQFDAPCERLRTHVSTLGGGRAFGAFCSRLHDAMTQALAELDQEGFFGTGADRQALTLFCSISDSDEAEALEDRSAKQLNPPAVFAAFKKRWDASST; from the coding sequence ATGAACTCCTTCGATTTCGACACGCTGCGCATTCAGATCCGCGAAGCGGCCCGCTCCGCCTTCGGCGCGCTGCGTGCACAGCATCCTGGCGAACGGTTCTATGCCATGGCGCTGTACACCGACGACGGCGCGATGACGGTGTGCCCGAGCGCCAACAGTGAGGAAGCTTTTCAGCGCATGCTGCTGGACGGCGACTTCAGCGATCCCGCCGACGTCGCGTACGCCCGCTGGGGCACTGCGGAGTGGGCCTACGAAGCCCTGCATGCGGAACAGTTCGACGCACCGTGCGAGCGCCTTCGCACCCATGTGTCGACGCTGGGCGGCGGCCGTGCCTTCGGCGCCTTCTGCTCGCGACTGCACGACGCGATGACTCAGGCACTGGCCGAGCTGGATCAGGAAGGCTTCTTCGGCACCGGCGCCGACAGGCAGGCGTTGACCCTGTTCTGCAGCATCTCGGACTCCGACGAAGCCGAAGCGCTGGAGGACCGGTCAGCGAAGCAGCTGAATCCGCCTGCAGTATTCGCTGCCTTCAAGAAGCGCTGGGAC